From one Ooceraea biroi isolate clonal line C1 chromosome 7, Obir_v5.4, whole genome shotgun sequence genomic stretch:
- the LOC105277627 gene encoding nucleolar protein 14 homolog, with amino-acid sequence MVKAKKRNMSEFAQRKRAQNSKKQLNPFEIHINKQKQKILGQKNKHDRGLPGVSRARAIDKRKQSLLQEYKLKNKDNIFLDKRIGERNSAMSAEDRAMARFARERIKAHRKKGIYNLNDDETLTHRGQTLEEIEKFDDPRSDEESDDGDASGKLDRNFVEEAHFGGGVLSQSDATLSRKDVINQLIAESKKRKAEQQKIREQTIDLTEKLDSEWRDFVSVVSVCKKTDEDTGKTTKADDYDVAVRQLKFEARGNPSEKLKSEEQIVQEEKERLEALEADRLARMKGFVSDASNQCKHRSADDLDDGFLVEAIGEDDNDNDINNVATGTDNNEKSSDDDDDDDDDDDGDDNADDADNDDNLESSLEERSMKDTETKKDDGTDKERTYFESSSVEDKSATTLINSDQHLETENSDCEASEDDLSDLRVSEESSEDENKTVDKHVTFASNLTKCSKQANQSSQNCLKSILKQSNSDARVQNSSKEDRKDEILSDLLKRKDIMEAARNELPYTYNVPGRFEELEKLLKNHDVQCQSLIIDRIIKCNHWTLNGKNKEKLSDLFVYLLQYINNCAYADNTRDLVECFQVFDRLCPYLYDLAYMDPGKAVEYVQEIIKEKHEHFAKNKKRYPGMDTLILFKLVSLLFPTSDFKHPVVTPCLVFMSQILLRSHLKRVRTDIAKGLFICTLILEYTVLSKRFAPSAINFLRGIIYTAITTDVIKKTVPPFKAACKVLVTEGTDVEIDTNGARMFASDLVDDEINDEFRIRAVLTAVNLIKDFKNQLQELEAVHSIFEPVVQLLSSCKFKNYPSNVRRRIREVRKELALLRNKKLEYIVLEKKRPKPLRMYEPKIVTVYEGKQHKPMSKKKAERAKLLHKYKREYKGAVREIKKDRNFLFKVQIAQQIKSDAERKRKVNLIFGEAATQQHEFKKMKRKK; translated from the exons ATGGTGAAAgcgaagaaaagaaacatGTCCGAGTTCGCGCAACGCAAGCGAGCGCAGAACAGTAAAAAGCAATTAAATCCGTTCGAGATACACATCAACAAGCAGAAGCAAAAAATACTGGGCCAGAAGAACAAACATGATCGTGGCCTTCCAGGAGTGTCCAGGGCAAGGGCCATCGACAAACGTAAGCAGAGCCTTCTGCAGGAATACAAATTGAAGaacaaggacaacattttccTGGACAAGCGTATAGGCGAGAGGAATTCCGCCATGAGCGCGGAGGACAGAGCGATGGCGAGATTCGCCAGGGAACGCATAAAGGCGCACAGAAAGAAAGGTATTTATAATCTGAATGACGACGAGACACTGACGCACAGGGGTCAGACTCTGGAGGAGATCGAGAAGTTCGATGATCCCAGAAGCGACGAGGAGAGCGACGACGGAGACGCGAGTGGCAAACTGGATAGAAACTTCGTGGAGGAGGCTCATTTCGGCGGAGGAGTTTTGTCGCAGTCGGACGCCACGTTGTCGAGGAAGGACGTGATCAATCAGCTGATCGCGGAGTCGAAGAAACGGAAGGCGGAGCAACAGAAGATACGGGAGCAAACGATAGATCTGACGGAAAAACTCGACTCCGAGTGGAGAGATTTCGTGTCCGTTGTGTCCGTGTGTAAGAAGACCGACGAAGACACTGGCAAAACAACGAAAGCGGACGATTATGACGTGGCTGTGCGACAGTTGAAGTTCGAAGCTAGGGGCAATCCGTCTGAGAAATTGAAATCGGAGGAACAGATCGTTcaggaggagaaggaaagaTTGGAAGCACTGGAAGCCGATAGATTGGCGAGAATGAAGGGATTTGTATCCGATGCTAGTAATCAGTGCAAGCATAGATCTGCTGATGATCTTGATGACGGTTTCTTGGTGGAAGCTATTGGTGAAGATGATAATGacaatgatattaataatgtggCTACTGGTActgataataatgaaaaaagtagtgatgatgatgatgatgacgacgacgacgacgacggcgacgataaTGCTGATGATGCTGATAATGATGACAACTTAGAGAGCAGTCTGGAAGAAAGATCAATGAAAGATACAGAAACGAAGAAGGATGATGGTACAGATAAAGAAAGAACATATTTCGAATCATCAAGTGTAGAAGATAAATCTGCTACCACTTTAATAAATTCAGATCAACATTTAGAGACTGAAAATTCGGATTGCGAAGCATCCGAAGATGATCTTTCGGATCTAAGGGTGTCTGAAGAATCTAGCGaggatgaaaataaaactgtcGACAAGCACGTTACGTTTGCAAGTAATCTGACAAAATGTTCGAAACAGGCAAATCAGTCGAGTCAGAATTGTCTAAAGTCGATATTGAAGCAGAGCAACAGCGACGCGCGTGTACAGAATTCGTCTAAGGAAGAtagaaaagatgaaattctAAGCGATCTCTTGAAGCGGAAAGACATTATGGAGGCGGCACGAAATGAATTACCTTACACGTATAACGTTCCGGGGAGGTTTGAGGAATTAGagaaattgttgaaaaatcaTGACGTCCAGTGTCAATCGCTTATTATAGATcgtattataaaatgcaatcATTGGACGTTAAATGGCaagaacaaagaaaaattgtcAGATCTCTTTGTATACTTATTGCAGTATATAAACAATTGCGCTTACGCGGACAATACTCGTGATTTAGTGGAATGTTTTCAAGTCTTTGATAG ATTATGTCCATACCTTTATGACTTAGCATATATGGATCCGGGAAAAGCTGTAGAATATGTAcaggaaataattaaagagaagCATGAACATTTTGCGAAGAACAAAAAGAGATATCCCGGCATGGATACG cttatattatttaaattggtGTCCTTGTTGTTTCCAACATCGGACTTCAAACATCCCGTTGTCACGCCTTGTCTAGTATTCATGTCGCAAATATTGCTCAGAAGTCATCTCAAGAGAGTCCGAACCGACATCGCGAAAGGtctttttatatgtacacTCATTTTGGAA TATACGGTATTAAGCAAGCGATTTGCCCCGTCTGCAATAAATTTCTTGCGTGGAATCATTTACACGGCGATAACTACGGATGTGATTAAAAAAACTGTACCGCCATTTAAAGCAGCGTGCAAGGTCCTAGTGACTGAGGGAACCGACGTCGAAATTGACACGAACGGTGCACGCATGTTCGCAAGTGACTTAGTCGATGATGAAATAAACGACGAGTTCAGGATAAGAGCTGTACTGACTGCGGTAAACCTAATCAAGGACTTCAAGAATCAGCTCCAAGAGTTGGAGGCAGTACATTCAATATTTGAGCCAGTTGTTCAATTATTAAGCTCGtgtaaattcaaaaattatccATCAAACGTGAGGCGTCGCATAAGAGAAGTGCGCAAGGAACTCGCACTGTTAAGGAATAAGAAATTGGAGTACATTGTGCTCGAGAAGAAAAGGCCGAAGCCTTTAAGGATGTACGAGCCGAAGATAGTAACAgt gTATGAGGGAAAGCAGCATAAGCCAATGTCGAAGAAAAAAGCGGAGAGAGCGAAATTGCTGCATAAGTACAAGCGAGAGTACAAGGGCGCGGTTCGCGAAATAAAGAAGGACCGAAACTTCCTATTCAAGGTGCAGATTGCTCAGCAAATAAAGAGCGACGCCGAGCGCAAACGTAAGGTGAATCTGATCTTCGGCGAAGCAGCGACGCAGCAGCACGAGTTCAAGAAAATGAAGAGGAAGAAGtga